A genomic segment from Bufo bufo chromosome 8, aBufBuf1.1, whole genome shotgun sequence encodes:
- the B3GALT4 gene encoding beta-1,3-galactosyltransferase 4 encodes MLPCTAARLRPLLLLRRRWPLISLLASLMFFLSVMGYLEEFLSGILSIFYSMPSPVSSPRALNVPIPPFLLSPARACLLPPFLLILVSSAPSHRDRRDAIRQTWGSLASSTASSSLTLFVLAVPKSPEERAALMHEAVTHRDIIQANFSDTYQNLTLKTITGLTWALEKCRGARFLLKTDDDVFVNTVHLSQFLQRESGLQYMGRLHWHVSPCRDPENRHYISREMYGGNYFPPYCSGTGYVLSSEAAALILGRLPSGPWPTVEDVYVGILAKAAGIAPRHLGKMAGSMSVPHTPCCYRTMFTSHGLMPKGMQEAWEMLKEAGDRWCPSLSMLFCKVFGQLVEKGGEGVH; translated from the coding sequence ATGCTCCCGTGTACCGCCGCCCGCCTGCGcccactcctcctcctccgccggcGCTGGCCGCTGATCTCACTTCTGGCCTCTCTGATGTTCTTCCTCAGCGTCATGGGGTATCTTGAAGAGTTCCTCTCCGGGATTCTTTCCATCTTCTACTCCATGCCTTCTCCTGTGTCTTCACCCCGAGCCTTGAACGTTCCCATCCCCCCTTTCCTGCTGTCTCCAGCCAGGGCCTGCTTGTTGCCGCCATTTCTGCTCATCCTGGTGTCCAGCGCTCCTTCCCACCGAGACAGGAGGGACGCAATCCGCCAGACCTGGGGGAGCCTCGCGTCTTCCACGGCCTCCTCGTCTCTCACCCTCTTCGTTCTGGCTGTGCCAAAGTCCCCGGAAGAGCGGGCGGCTTTGATGCATGAGGCGGTGACCCACAGGGACATCATTCAGGCCAACTTCTCCGACACTTACCAGAACCTGACGCTGAAAACCATCACAGGGCTGACGTGGGCCCTGGAAAAATGCAGAGGGGCCCGGTTCCTGCTCAAGACTGACGATGACGTTTTCGTGAACACTGTGCATTTGTCGCAGTTCTTACAAAGGGAAAGCGGCCTCCAGTACATGGGGCGGCTGCACTGGCACGTGAGCCCCTGCAGGGACCCCGAGAACCGCCATTACATATCGCGGGAGATGTATGGGGGCAACTATTTCCCGCCCTACTGCAGCGGCACCGGCTATGTCCTGTCTAGTGAAGCTGCTGCGCTCATCTTGGGGCGGCTGCCGAGCGGCCCTTGGCCGACGGTGGAGGACGTCTATGTCGGTATCTTGGCCAAGGCAGCTGGCATTGCTCCGAGACACCTGGGAAAGATGGCCGGATCCATGTCTGTGCCGCACACCCCCTGCTGCTATCGGACCATGTTCACTTCTCATGGGCTGATGCCAAAGGGCATGCAGGAAGCCTGGGAGATGCTGAAGGAGGCCGGGGATCGCTGGTGCCCCTCGCTGAGCATGCTCTTCTGTAAAGTATTCGGGCAGCTGGTGGAAAAAGGAGGCGAGGGGGTGCACTGA